The proteins below come from a single Parageobacillus thermoglucosidasius genomic window:
- a CDS encoding LLM class flavin-dependent oxidoreductase, translated as MAKQIILNAFEMASAMHNSHGLWKHPESKRQRGYKDIEYWIKMAKLLERGKFDAVFFADVLGVYDTYRQSKAPSIRDGLQFPVNDASLVIPVMASVTKHLSFALTVSTTYEHPFNIARRFSTLDHLTKGRIAWNVVTSYLPNAARNFGLPEMIKHDQRYDIADEFLEVTYKLWEGSWEDDAFIEDKQNGILIDPDKVHEIHHAGKFFAVEGPHLCEPSPQRTPVIYQAGTSERGREFAAKHAECVFVGGPTPERIKYYTNDIKRRAEKYGRNPDNIKVFAFLTVIVGKTTEEAEQKFAELNHLWSPDASKAQFSGASGYDLAEYETKDLNAPFEFKNTEHGHYKAASLTKDASKKLSIGEALNKLEQLDRESIIVGNPEEVADAIQHRFEESGVDGFNLNHLITPSSLEDFIELVIPILQKRGLYKTEYKPGTLREKLFNYGSSLLPEDHPGSAYRSNRSKSFIV; from the coding sequence GTGGCAAAACAAATTATTTTAAATGCATTTGAAATGGCAAGTGCTATGCATAATTCACACGGATTATGGAAACATCCTGAAAGCAAGAGACAAAGAGGATATAAAGATATTGAATATTGGATTAAGATGGCAAAACTTTTGGAACGCGGCAAGTTTGATGCGGTCTTTTTCGCGGACGTGCTTGGCGTATATGATACATATCGTCAAAGCAAAGCCCCTTCAATACGCGACGGCCTCCAGTTCCCGGTTAATGATGCGTCATTGGTTATTCCGGTGATGGCAAGCGTTACGAAACATCTATCTTTTGCTTTGACGGTTAGCACTACTTACGAACATCCCTTTAATATCGCAAGACGTTTTTCCACCCTTGACCATTTGACGAAGGGGCGGATTGCCTGGAATGTTGTCACTTCTTATTTACCGAATGCAGCGCGGAACTTCGGGCTTCCTGAAATGATCAAGCATGATCAACGTTACGATATAGCGGACGAATTTCTGGAAGTCACATATAAACTTTGGGAAGGCAGCTGGGAAGACGACGCCTTCATAGAAGATAAACAGAACGGCATATTAATCGATCCAGACAAAGTACATGAAATCCATCATGCTGGAAAGTTTTTCGCTGTCGAAGGCCCGCATCTTTGCGAACCATCCCCGCAACGCACGCCAGTCATCTATCAAGCAGGCACTTCCGAAAGAGGCAGGGAATTTGCGGCCAAGCACGCGGAGTGCGTGTTTGTCGGAGGGCCAACGCCGGAACGAATAAAATACTATACTAATGACATAAAAAGACGCGCTGAAAAGTATGGCCGTAATCCGGATAATATCAAAGTGTTCGCTTTTCTAACGGTGATTGTCGGCAAAACAACAGAAGAAGCCGAACAAAAATTTGCGGAATTAAATCATTTGTGGAGCCCAGATGCTTCCAAAGCCCAATTTAGCGGAGCAAGCGGCTATGATCTGGCAGAATATGAAACAAAAGATTTAAATGCCCCTTTTGAATTTAAAAATACAGAGCACGGCCATTATAAAGCGGCTTCTCTTACAAAAGACGCCTCTAAAAAACTTTCGATAGGCGAAGCGCTAAACAAACTTGAGCAATTAGACCGGGAGTCTATCATTGTCGGAAATCCGGAAGAAGTCGCAGATGCCATTCAACATCGATTTGAAGAGTCAGGTGTGGATGGATTTAATCTGAACCATCTGATAACCCCTTCCAGCCTGGAGGATTTTATCGAATTGGTCATTCCGATCCTTCAAAAAAGAGGTCTATATAAGACGGAATACAAACCGGGAACGTTACGAGAAAAGTTATTTAATTACGGCAGCAGCTTATTGCCAGAAGATCATCCGGGCAGTGCTTATCGCAGCAATCGCAGCAAATCATTTATTGTGTAA
- a CDS encoding carbohydrate ABC transporter permease codes for MRQRAWSRLFLYAICIFMSLFFLMPVYVMLVTSVKPLDEVTLADMWKLPSAFDWSSYQTAFAKLAPNFWNSVYLVVPATLLSAILGALNGYVLSKWKFKGADTIFTLILFGMFIPYQSILIPLIQFLREIGLYNTIPGLIFVHVVYGIPITTLMFRNFYAAIPDEMIESAKIDGAGFLRIFRYIMLPLSVTGFVVVAIWQFTNIWNEFLFAVTITTSSQQPIMVALQNLSGSQIVQWNVQMAGALLAALPTLLVYIFLGKYFVRGLLAGSVKG; via the coding sequence ATGCGGCAACGGGCATGGTCGAGGCTGTTTTTATATGCCATTTGCATCTTCATGAGCCTGTTTTTCTTAATGCCGGTCTATGTGATGCTCGTGACAAGCGTCAAACCGCTGGACGAAGTGACGCTCGCCGATATGTGGAAGCTTCCGTCCGCCTTCGACTGGAGCAGTTATCAAACCGCGTTTGCGAAATTGGCGCCGAACTTTTGGAATTCCGTTTATTTAGTGGTTCCGGCGACATTATTGTCGGCGATATTAGGGGCATTGAACGGCTATGTATTGTCGAAATGGAAATTCAAAGGGGCAGATACGATTTTTACGCTCATTTTGTTCGGCATGTTTATCCCATACCAAAGCATTTTGATTCCGCTGATTCAGTTTTTGCGGGAAATTGGTTTGTATAATACGATTCCGGGGCTCATTTTTGTGCATGTGGTGTACGGGATTCCCATTACGACGCTGATGTTCCGCAATTTTTACGCGGCGATCCCGGATGAAATGATTGAATCGGCGAAAATCGATGGCGCCGGGTTTTTGCGGATTTTCCGCTACATTATGCTTCCATTGTCCGTTACCGGGTTTGTCGTCGTAGCGATTTGGCAGTTTACGAATATATGGAATGAATTTTTATTTGCCGTCACGATCACGACATCTTCCCAGCAGCCGATTATGGTCGCGCTGCAAAACTTATCGGGCAGCCAAATTGTGCAATGGAACGTGCAAATGGCAGGAGCGCTGCTAGCCGCGCTGCCGACCTTGCTTGTATACATTTTTCTTGGCAAATACTTCGTTCGCGGTTTATTGGCCGGTTCGGTAAAAGGATAA
- a CDS encoding carbohydrate ABC transporter permease — translation MTAVPAPRKKRKWTADHWLAIAFLTPSVVLIFIFVYGFIGWTGYVSLSNWNSLVPDLSFAGLKNYVYLFHDFRFQADLRNTLVFTILFIGVVIVLGQLLAVLLDQKLRGESLFRNIFFFPMALSFVVTGVVWQWLLNPSTGVNLFLKKIGFDSKWYTDTTIFGGFHLGKIEFGVPVAIVAVVIAAVWQMTGFAVAMYLAGLRAIPEEVREAARIDGATELQIYRKIIIPLLRPITVSVIIIMAHISLKIFDLIYAMTGPGANFVTDVPGVYMFETTFRGNYYANGAAIAVIMLLSVAIFIVPYLISGRKGGS, via the coding sequence GTGACGGCCGTGCCGGCACCGCGGAAAAAACGGAAATGGACGGCGGACCATTGGCTTGCGATCGCATTTCTCACGCCATCGGTGGTGCTTATTTTTATTTTCGTCTATGGCTTTATCGGCTGGACGGGATATGTTTCCCTCAGCAATTGGAATTCGCTTGTCCCTGATTTATCGTTTGCCGGGTTGAAAAACTATGTCTATTTATTTCATGATTTCCGCTTCCAAGCCGATTTGCGCAATACACTTGTGTTTACAATCTTGTTTATCGGCGTGGTGATTGTGCTTGGCCAACTGTTGGCGGTTTTGCTGGATCAAAAACTGCGCGGCGAATCGCTTTTCCGCAATATTTTCTTTTTCCCGATGGCATTATCGTTTGTAGTGACAGGCGTTGTCTGGCAATGGCTGCTGAACCCGTCAACAGGTGTCAACTTATTTTTAAAAAAGATTGGCTTTGATTCGAAGTGGTACACCGATACCACCATTTTCGGCGGATTTCATTTAGGAAAAATCGAATTTGGCGTGCCGGTGGCCATCGTGGCGGTAGTGATTGCCGCGGTATGGCAAATGACGGGATTTGCTGTTGCCATGTATTTGGCCGGATTAAGGGCGATTCCGGAAGAAGTGCGCGAGGCGGCGCGGATAGACGGCGCGACGGAGCTGCAAATTTACCGCAAAATTATTATCCCGTTGCTGCGGCCGATTACGGTCAGCGTCATCATCATTATGGCCCACATTTCGCTGAAAATTTTTGATCTGATTTACGCGATGACCGGCCCGGGGGCGAACTTTGTCACCGATGTGCCGGGGGTATATATGTTTGAAACGACATTCCGCGGCAACTATTACGCGAACGGGGCGGCGATCGCGGTGATCATGCTCCTTTCTGTCGCCATTTTTATCGTTCCATACTTGATTTCCGGCCGGAAGGGGGGATCGTGA
- a CDS encoding ABC transporter substrate-binding protein: MKKKRLWLSLALVAGLALSGCNSDSASNSNSKEDQGGSKGHEKLEIFSWWTGAGEEDGLKALLKLFQEKYPDIPVENAAVAGGAGTNAKAVLASRMQGNDPPATFQVHGGAELNEGWVAAGKMEPLNDLYEKEGWMDKFPKSLIDMVSKDGKIYSVPVNIHRGNVLWYNKKIFAENGLEPPKTFDEFFQVADKLKAKGITPLALGDKEPWTATHIFETVLLGTLGTEDYKKLWTGELPFDDPKVKEAVNTFKKMLDYVNEDHSSRNWQDAAQLVGKGEAAMNIMGDWVKGYFVNDLKLKVNEDFGYVPTPNTEGKFMVITDTFGLPKGVKNPDDVKKFLSVLGSVEGQDAFNPLKGSIPARIDADTSKYDEYGKQTMEDFKTAELAPSLAHGSAAPEGFVTKVNQAVNIFVTQKDTKTFIDTLVSASAELKK; the protein is encoded by the coding sequence GTGAAGAAAAAAAGATTATGGTTGTCGTTAGCGTTAGTGGCTGGTCTCGCGCTGTCTGGCTGTAATTCTGATTCGGCATCCAACAGCAACAGCAAAGAGGACCAAGGCGGAAGCAAAGGACATGAGAAACTGGAAATATTCAGCTGGTGGACGGGCGCTGGAGAAGAAGATGGATTAAAAGCGTTGCTTAAGCTGTTTCAAGAAAAATATCCAGACATTCCTGTTGAAAACGCGGCGGTAGCCGGAGGAGCGGGAACGAACGCAAAAGCGGTATTGGCGAGCCGCATGCAAGGGAATGACCCTCCGGCAACATTCCAAGTGCACGGCGGTGCGGAATTGAATGAAGGCTGGGTCGCCGCTGGCAAAATGGAACCGCTCAACGATTTGTATGAAAAAGAAGGCTGGATGGATAAGTTTCCGAAATCATTGATCGACATGGTCAGCAAAGACGGGAAAATTTATTCCGTTCCTGTCAACATTCACCGTGGCAACGTGCTTTGGTATAACAAGAAAATCTTTGCCGAAAACGGCCTCGAGCCGCCAAAAACATTCGATGAGTTTTTCCAAGTTGCCGACAAGCTGAAAGCGAAAGGCATTACACCGCTGGCGCTGGGGGATAAAGAGCCGTGGACAGCAACCCATATTTTTGAAACCGTTTTATTAGGAACGCTTGGCACGGAAGATTACAAAAAGCTTTGGACAGGAGAATTACCGTTTGACGATCCGAAAGTGAAAGAAGCGGTCAATACGTTTAAGAAAATGTTAGATTACGTCAACGAAGACCACAGCTCCCGCAACTGGCAAGATGCCGCCCAATTGGTCGGCAAGGGCGAAGCGGCGATGAACATTATGGGAGATTGGGTCAAAGGCTATTTTGTCAATGATTTGAAATTAAAAGTGAATGAAGATTTCGGCTATGTGCCGACGCCAAACACGGAAGGCAAATTCATGGTCATCACCGATACGTTTGGCTTGCCAAAAGGCGTGAAAAATCCGGATGATGTGAAGAAATTTTTGTCCGTACTTGGCTCTGTGGAAGGGCAGGATGCCTTTAATCCTCTGAAAGGATCAATTCCAGCGCGCATTGATGCGGACACATCCAAGTATGACGAATACGGGAAACAAACGATGGAAGATTTTAAAACGGCGGAACTGGCGCCAAGCTTAGCGCATGGATCCGCAGCGCCGGAAGGATTTGTGACGAAAGTCAACCAAGCGGTCAATATTTTCGTGACACAAAAAGACACAAAAACATTTATTGATACACTTGTATCGGCTTCGGCAGAATTGAAGAAATAA
- a CDS encoding response regulator transcription factor, giving the protein MKIAIVDDEALERKALQKMIRGHLPTMEVIAEAANGREAVEVADQYKPDVMLMDIKMPGIDGLEAIELIRRKHPEIKFIIVSAFDTFDYAKQAMRHGVKEYLLKPSRKEEVVGALQRVYDELMEERRKEEENRELQQRVRQLQKLVEKEWLSVLMLEEVSSQEWKQWETLLPFSIDAGMFMVIQFPSGEKREDWKNWIEQVLSEKETTHYIIGKMVDGQMPVLFFHDVAVKAFSWKPVIQSLSLELIQQFERQYGTALYIGLGSPASRLEELRHSYYEALAAAQYYASQKKAKSGFLPKKSVLAAASGHIEKEKRLLDAVRQGDLEQALLQCYTYIEEEAAHHPLSVVQQKLEETFVLLGRMFADFGIAYERTATFHSCRSPEELKKTAAEQLRHMTCHILAWRHQQANGKLGKAKDYIDEHYHHPLTLEEVAEYVGISPCYFSKLFKDRFGMTFIDYVTDVRIARAKKEMADPNKSLKEICFLVGYNDPNYFSRVFKKHTGMSPSEYRKKLHSAT; this is encoded by the coding sequence ATGAAAATCGCCATTGTCGATGATGAAGCGCTGGAGCGGAAAGCATTGCAAAAAATGATTCGCGGCCATCTCCCAACGATGGAAGTGATCGCGGAAGCAGCCAACGGAAGAGAGGCGGTGGAGGTGGCTGATCAATATAAGCCGGATGTGATGTTGATGGATATTAAAATGCCCGGAATCGACGGGCTCGAGGCGATCGAATTGATTCGCCGGAAGCATCCGGAGATAAAGTTTATTATCGTTTCCGCGTTTGATACGTTTGACTATGCGAAGCAAGCAATGCGGCATGGCGTTAAAGAATATTTATTAAAACCGAGCCGGAAAGAAGAAGTGGTTGGCGCGCTGCAGCGGGTGTATGATGAATTAATGGAAGAGCGGCGGAAGGAGGAAGAAAATCGGGAATTGCAGCAGCGGGTGCGGCAATTGCAAAAGCTGGTCGAAAAAGAGTGGCTGTCCGTGCTCATGCTTGAAGAAGTGTCTTCGCAAGAATGGAAACAGTGGGAGACGCTGCTTCCGTTTTCAATCGATGCAGGAATGTTTATGGTGATTCAGTTTCCAAGCGGCGAAAAAAGAGAGGATTGGAAAAACTGGATCGAACAAGTGCTTTCCGAAAAGGAAACAACGCATTATATCATTGGCAAAATGGTGGACGGACAAATGCCGGTGTTGTTTTTTCATGATGTTGCAGTTAAAGCGTTTTCATGGAAGCCGGTGATCCAGTCCCTTTCCCTCGAACTGATCCAGCAATTTGAACGGCAATATGGGACAGCGCTTTATATTGGTCTCGGCTCCCCGGCATCGCGGCTGGAGGAACTGCGCCATTCTTATTACGAGGCGCTTGCCGCGGCGCAATATTATGCGTCGCAAAAAAAAGCAAAGAGCGGGTTCCTCCCGAAAAAATCGGTGCTTGCCGCTGCTTCTGGGCATATCGAAAAAGAAAAGCGATTGCTGGATGCCGTGCGCCAAGGCGATTTGGAACAGGCACTTTTGCAATGCTACACGTATATCGAGGAGGAAGCTGCCCATCATCCGCTTTCAGTCGTGCAACAGAAACTGGAGGAAACGTTCGTTTTGCTCGGCCGCATGTTTGCTGATTTCGGCATTGCGTATGAGCGGACGGCTACTTTTCATTCGTGCCGTTCTCCCGAAGAATTGAAAAAAACCGCAGCGGAGCAGCTGCGGCATATGACCTGTCATATCTTGGCGTGGCGCCACCAGCAGGCAAACGGAAAGCTTGGCAAGGCAAAAGATTATATTGATGAGCATTACCATCATCCGCTGACACTGGAAGAAGTCGCGGAATATGTCGGCATCAGCCCATGCTACTTTAGCAAGCTATTTAAAGACCGTTTCGGGATGACGTTTATTGACTATGTGACCGATGTGCGCATCGCCCGCGCAAAGAAGGAAATGGCCGATCCAAATAAAAGTTTAAAAGAAATTTGTTTTCTTGTCGGCTATAATGACCCGAACTATTTCAGCCGCGTTTTTAAAAAGCATACCGGCATGTCCCCGAGCGAATATCGGAAAAAGCTCCATTCGGCCACATGA
- a CDS encoding sensor histidine kinase, producing MIKIRTKALFYFGIFIVLLNGTVFFFYQSSEDIVTDYDYSMRRLLLFNEISQRTNRMVEQLNAYLTEKDGRYFREYERQYRWLQQHRRQVGETLSNRNNRLLVKNYEHMIESLLEEGALTVYHFQAGNISLYSSHLHEAMKIASFIQETTLSLIDEELTTYQHFYNEVEARNRYFRYMGIGLSMTTFLLGVLLAVWFSGGLTRPIARLSRAAREIASGKLDGPDVISTTNDELKLLTDTFNDMRRNLKRLIEEMKQKSELDRLVKELELKSLQGQMNPHFLFNTLNAVAKMAYLEEANQTSRLIEAIAAILRYNLGDLQRTVTLADEVRIAHEYFFIQQTRFFDRIKFSMDVEESCLSLPIPPLTLQPLIENAFIHGIESYEKGAVLSLTVEKKKDLVVVEIRDNGVGMSEEVKEKLTAFIKGEEAGSILHGQTRGHSTGIGMYNVIRRLQLFYGMQDVIEIESAAGKGTTIRLLLPITKGGEANENRHCR from the coding sequence ATGATTAAAATCCGCACGAAAGCATTATTCTATTTTGGCATTTTCATTGTGTTGCTAAACGGCACGGTCTTCTTTTTCTACCAAAGCAGCGAAGATATCGTGACTGATTATGACTACAGCATGCGCCGGCTGCTTTTGTTTAATGAAATTTCGCAGCGGACAAACCGGATGGTCGAACAGTTGAACGCTTATTTAACGGAAAAAGATGGACGCTATTTCCGGGAGTATGAGCGCCAATACCGGTGGCTGCAGCAGCACCGCAGGCAAGTAGGCGAAACGCTTTCGAACCGGAATAATCGGCTTTTAGTGAAAAACTACGAACATATGATAGAAAGCTTGCTAGAGGAAGGGGCGCTGACGGTTTACCACTTTCAGGCGGGCAATATTAGCTTATATTCTTCTCATCTTCATGAAGCAATGAAGATCGCTTCGTTTATTCAAGAGACGACTCTTTCTCTTATTGATGAGGAGCTAACGACCTATCAACACTTTTATAATGAAGTGGAAGCGCGGAATCGTTATTTTCGTTATATGGGGATCGGATTATCCATGACGACATTTTTGCTTGGCGTCCTTTTAGCGGTATGGTTTTCCGGGGGGCTGACGAGGCCGATCGCGCGCCTTTCCCGGGCCGCCCGGGAAATTGCCAGCGGGAAGCTGGATGGCCCTGATGTCATCAGCACAACCAACGATGAATTGAAGCTGCTGACTGATACATTTAACGATATGCGCCGCAACTTGAAGCGGCTGATCGAGGAAATGAAGCAAAAATCCGAGCTGGACCGGCTTGTCAAAGAGTTGGAGCTAAAAAGTTTGCAAGGCCAAATGAATCCGCACTTTTTATTTAACACGTTAAATGCCGTTGCGAAAATGGCGTATTTAGAAGAAGCAAACCAAACGTCGCGGCTGATTGAAGCGATTGCCGCCATTTTGCGCTATAACTTGGGAGATTTGCAGCGCACGGTCACCTTGGCCGATGAGGTGCGCATCGCGCACGAGTACTTTTTTATTCAACAGACGCGTTTTTTTGACCGCATTAAATTTTCAATGGATGTGGAGGAGTCATGTTTGTCGCTGCCGATTCCGCCATTAACGTTGCAGCCGCTCATTGAAAATGCGTTTATTCATGGCATTGAATCATATGAAAAAGGAGCGGTGCTTTCGTTAACAGTGGAAAAAAAGAAGGATCTTGTAGTTGTTGAAATAAGAGACAACGGAGTGGGGATGAGCGAAGAAGTGAAAGAAAAGTTAACCGCCTTTATCAAAGGGGAAGAAGCGGGTTCCATTTTACATGGGCAGACGCGCGGCCACTCGACCGGCATCGGGATGTACAACGTCATTCGCCGGCTTCAGCTGTTTTACGGGATGCAAGATGTCATCGAAATTGAATCAGCGGCTGGCAAAGGGACAACGATTCGCTTGCTTTTGCCAATAACAAAGGGGGGAGAGGCGAATGAAAATCGCCATTGTCGATGA
- a CDS encoding sugar-binding protein, with translation MSRTWWKWVIYAGSIAALIVSASFTIYCAWKVYAYHQPGEGAAAEAEKNAFHFVLVPEELDNDYWRLVEQGAKAAAKETGVYLEYAGPRQANIDEHIHILEKAAASKVDGIMTQGLTEKEFTPVINHIVEKNIPVVTIDTDAPTSKRTAYIGTDNYYAGFIAGRALAEDMHGKANVAIITGSFTASNQQLRVQGFKDAVKEEKGIHIVAVEESHITRVQAAEKAYNILKKHPEVNAFYGTSALDAIGIAKVVEQFHREKGTYIIGFDTLPETIRYLQKGTIHATVVQEPYEMGYRAVKMMVDIRKGNNVPSVINTETKVIRKQDLPLRPSRNYEVNHD, from the coding sequence ATGAGCCGTACATGGTGGAAGTGGGTCATTTATGCCGGCAGCATCGCAGCGCTTATTGTAAGCGCTTCCTTTACGATCTATTGTGCGTGGAAAGTGTATGCCTATCATCAGCCAGGTGAAGGGGCAGCAGCGGAAGCGGAAAAAAATGCGTTTCATTTTGTCCTCGTTCCTGAAGAACTGGATAACGATTATTGGCGTTTAGTGGAACAAGGGGCGAAAGCAGCGGCAAAGGAGACAGGAGTCTATCTCGAATATGCCGGGCCGCGGCAGGCCAACATTGATGAACATATTCATATTCTTGAAAAAGCGGCCGCTTCCAAAGTCGATGGAATTATGACACAAGGATTGACAGAAAAAGAGTTTACTCCTGTCATCAATCATATAGTGGAAAAAAATATTCCGGTGGTGACGATCGACACTGACGCCCCAACAAGTAAGCGCACGGCCTATATCGGGACCGATAACTATTACGCCGGTTTTATTGCCGGACGGGCGTTAGCGGAAGATATGCACGGAAAGGCGAATGTGGCGATTATTACCGGCAGCTTTACCGCCTCCAACCAGCAGCTGCGCGTGCAAGGATTTAAAGATGCAGTGAAGGAAGAAAAAGGAATTCACATCGTCGCTGTTGAAGAGTCGCATATCACGCGCGTGCAGGCGGCGGAAAAAGCGTACAACATTTTAAAAAAACATCCGGAAGTCAATGCATTTTACGGGACAAGCGCGCTTGACGCCATTGGCATCGCCAAGGTCGTCGAGCAGTTTCACCGCGAAAAAGGAACATATATTATCGGCTTTGATACACTGCCGGAGACGATCCGCTACTTGCAAAAGGGAACGATTCATGCGACCGTGGTGCAGGAGCCGTACGAAATGGGATACCGCGCGGTGAAAATGATGGTCGATATTAGGAAAGGAAACAATGTCCCATCAGTAATCAATACGGAAACGAAAGTGATTCGCAAGCAAGATTTGCCGCTGCGCCCTTCCCGCAACTACGAGGTGAACCATGATTAA
- a CDS encoding MurR/RpiR family transcriptional regulator: protein MFTPEQIARFSELDYIIYNYVTKHANEVVYMRIRELAEEVHVSPPTILRFCRKVGCDGFSEFKTKLKLYLQQNERSFITNAQDTLTEFFERTLKIDYQQTIREAAAAIARADNVIFVGSGSSGILAEYGSRYFSALKKFSVYIKDPFFPIYGHYFNNCVVIALSVSGETSYTLSQVHRFKEKGSTIISITNRKHCSLANMSDYNLTYYVNTEFVEQTNITTQIPVIYLLESLAKEMYRMLNKPT from the coding sequence ATGTTTACGCCCGAACAAATTGCCCGTTTTTCCGAACTAGACTATATCATTTATAACTATGTCACGAAACACGCCAATGAAGTGGTATATATGCGCATCCGCGAACTCGCTGAAGAGGTTCATGTTTCGCCGCCAACGATTTTGCGTTTTTGCAGAAAAGTAGGCTGTGATGGCTTTTCCGAGTTTAAAACGAAACTGAAACTATACTTGCAGCAAAACGAGCGCTCCTTTATCACAAACGCCCAAGACACGCTGACCGAATTTTTTGAGCGGACCTTAAAAATCGATTACCAGCAGACGATTCGCGAAGCGGCCGCCGCGATCGCCCGCGCCGATAACGTCATTTTCGTCGGTTCTGGCAGCTCCGGCATTTTGGCGGAATACGGCTCCCGCTATTTTTCCGCGTTAAAAAAGTTTTCCGTTTATATTAAAGATCCGTTTTTCCCGATTTACGGCCATTATTTTAACAACTGTGTCGTGATCGCTTTGTCCGTATCAGGCGAAACGTCCTATACGTTATCGCAAGTACACCGCTTTAAAGAAAAAGGAAGCACCATCATTAGCATTACCAACCGCAAACATTGTTCCTTGGCGAACATGTCGGATTACAACTTAACGTATTACGTCAATACCGAATTTGTCGAGCAAACGAATATCACGACACAAATCCCGGTCATTTACTTGCTCGAAAGCTTGGCGAAAGAGATGTACCGGATGCTAAACAAGCCTACATAA
- a CDS encoding glycoside hydrolase family 1 protein → MEHKQLRPFPDRFLWGSASAAYQVEGAWNEDGKGLSVWDVFAKQPGRTFKGTNGDVAVDHYHRYKEDVALMAEMGLKAYRFSVAWSRVFPNEKGEINEKGLQFYDNLINELLKHNIEPIITLYHWDVPQALMDEYGAWESRQIIDDFHDYAVTLFQRFGDRVKYWVTLNEQNLFITFGYRLGLHPPGVKDAKRMYEANHIANLANAKVIQAFRHYVPDGKIGPSFAYSPMYPYDCRPENVLAWENAEEFQNHWWMDVYVWGTYPQAAWNYLEQQGWAPTIKSGDMELLKAGKPDFMGVNYYRSQTVQYNPLDGVGEGVMNTTGKKGTSTESGIPGLFKIVRNPHLEATNWDWEIDPVGLRIGLRRIANRYGLPVFITENGLGEFDKLEDGDIVNDDYRIDYLRRHIQEIQRAITDGVDVIGYCTWSFTDLLSWLNGYQKRYGFVYVNRDDESEKDLRRIKKKSFYWYKQVIASNGKEL, encoded by the coding sequence ATGGAACATAAACAATTACGTCCATTCCCGGATCGTTTTTTATGGGGCTCTGCTTCCGCAGCGTATCAAGTCGAAGGCGCATGGAATGAAGACGGAAAAGGCCTGTCGGTTTGGGACGTTTTTGCCAAACAGCCAGGCAGAACGTTTAAAGGAACGAACGGCGATGTCGCGGTCGATCATTATCATCGCTATAAAGAAGATGTGGCGTTAATGGCGGAGATGGGGCTGAAAGCATACCGCTTCTCCGTCGCATGGAGTCGCGTGTTTCCAAACGAGAAAGGGGAAATCAATGAAAAAGGGCTTCAATTTTACGACAATCTTATCAATGAGCTGTTAAAACACAATATTGAACCGATTATCACCCTCTATCATTGGGACGTTCCGCAGGCGTTAATGGACGAATATGGCGCATGGGAGTCAAGGCAGATCATCGATGATTTCCATGATTATGCGGTGACGCTGTTTCAGCGTTTTGGCGACCGCGTCAAATATTGGGTGACGCTCAACGAACAAAATCTTTTCATCACATTCGGCTATCGGTTAGGATTGCATCCGCCAGGGGTGAAAGACGCCAAACGCATGTATGAGGCGAACCATATTGCCAATTTGGCGAACGCCAAAGTGATCCAAGCGTTCCGCCATTATGTGCCGGATGGCAAAATCGGCCCGAGCTTCGCCTACTCGCCGATGTATCCATACGATTGCCGGCCGGAAAATGTGCTGGCATGGGAAAATGCGGAAGAATTTCAAAACCATTGGTGGATGGACGTGTATGTTTGGGGGACGTATCCGCAGGCCGCTTGGAACTATCTCGAACAGCAAGGATGGGCTCCGACGATAAAATCCGGCGATATGGAATTATTGAAAGCAGGAAAACCGGATTTTATGGGCGTTAACTATTATCGATCACAAACGGTCCAATACAATCCGCTTGATGGTGTCGGCGAAGGGGTGATGAACACGACCGGAAAAAAAGGAACGTCGACGGAAAGCGGAATTCCTGGGCTATTTAAAATCGTTCGCAACCCACATTTAGAGGCGACGAATTGGGACTGGGAAATTGACCCGGTCGGGCTTCGCATCGGATTGCGCCGCATTGCCAACCGCTACGGGTTGCCTGTTTTCATTACCGAAAATGGCCTCGGCGAATTTGACAAGCTGGAAGATGGCGATATTGTCAATGACGACTACCGCATTGACTATCTCCGCCGTCATATTCAAGAAATCCAGCGCGCGATCACCGACGGTGTCGATGTCATTGGCTATTGCACGTGGTCGTTTACCGATCTTCTCAGCTGGCTGAACGGTTATCAAAAGCGGTACGGGTTTGTGTATGTCAACCGTGATGACGAATCGGAAAAAGACTTGCGCCGTATTAAAAAGAAAAGCTTTTATTGGTATAAACAGGTGATTGCTTCCAACGGCAAAGAGCTGTGA